In Flavobacteriaceae bacterium, the following proteins share a genomic window:
- a CDS encoding HlyD family efflux transporter periplasmic adaptor subunit: MPENSQHIELRSEEVQEILEATPSWMIRWGNILVLSLILMFLFISWFVKYPDIIASQALITTIIPPQKEYATINGKIASILVSDNDTVSSGTPLAILENTANYNDVFLLKSIIDTITVNNKSFEFPIASIPVLNLGDIQQNYATFELDFLRYINNKKYQPFSNEENANLISKKELTFRLQVQKAQYESGKAELALQKKDLDRNKDMFNKGLIAAQAYEREEANYIRAESNLTSISNSISQTREAISNANKASKTTTINKSTEEVLLFKTAVQSFNQLKRAIKDWELRYVLQSNTDGKVSFLNTWTVNQTVNQGDLLFTIIPKENSAYIAKLKTPAQNSGKLKVGQRVNIKLQNYPDTEFGTLQGHIESIALFPDEEGLYLVNTSLPKTLITSYKKKIPFKHEMNGSAEIITEDLRLIQRFFSQLKNVFNN; the protein is encoded by the coding sequence ATGCCAGAAAACAGTCAACACATAGAACTCCGCAGTGAAGAAGTCCAAGAGATTCTTGAAGCCACTCCTTCTTGGATGATCCGTTGGGGGAACATCTTAGTATTATCTCTCATCCTGATGTTCCTCTTTATCTCCTGGTTTGTAAAATATCCAGATATCATTGCATCCCAAGCACTAATCACAACTATAATCCCTCCTCAAAAAGAATATGCCACAATAAACGGTAAAATAGCATCTATTCTGGTCTCTGATAATGACACAGTAAGCTCTGGAACTCCTCTTGCCATTCTAGAGAACACAGCTAACTACAATGATGTCTTTCTTCTCAAGTCTATTATAGATACCATTACTGTTAATAATAAATCCTTTGAGTTCCCTATTGCTTCCATCCCTGTTTTAAACCTAGGAGATATTCAACAAAACTACGCTACCTTTGAACTTGATTTCTTAAGATATATCAATAACAAAAAATATCAACCTTTCTCTAATGAAGAAAATGCAAATCTCATCTCTAAAAAAGAACTCACCTTTAGACTACAAGTACAAAAAGCACAATACGAATCTGGAAAAGCTGAACTAGCTCTTCAAAAAAAAGATCTTGATCGTAATAAGGATATGTTTAATAAAGGTCTTATTGCTGCTCAAGCTTATGAGAGAGAAGAGGCTAATTATATTCGAGCTGAAAGTAATTTAACAAGTATTAGCAATTCTATCTCTCAAACCAGAGAGGCCATTAGTAATGCTAATAAAGCATCTAAAACCACTACAATTAATAAATCTACAGAAGAGGTGCTGCTATTTAAAACGGCAGTTCAATCATTTAATCAATTAAAACGCGCTATTAAAGATTGGGAGCTGCGTTATGTCTTACAGTCTAATACTGATGGAAAGGTCTCTTTTTTAAATACATGGACGGTAAATCAAACTGTTAATCAAGGGGATCTGCTTTTTACCATTATCCCTAAGGAGAACTCTGCCTATATCGCTAAATTAAAAACACCTGCTCAAAACTCTGGGAAATTAAAAGTGGGACAAAGGGTAAATATTAAATTGCAAAACTATCCTGATACTGAGTTTGGAACGCTACAAGGGCATATTGAAAGTATTGCTTTATTTCCTGATGAGGAAGGATTGTATCTGGTAAATACCTCTTTACCTAAAACACTGATCACTTCTTATAAAAAAAAAATCCCTTTTAAACATGAAATGAATGGGAGTGCCGAAATTATTACTGAAGACTTGCGCCTTATTCAGCGCTTCTTCTCCCAACTTAAAAATGTGTTTAACAACTAA
- a CDS encoding ATP-binding protein, producing MLKKVFASAVFGVEASTITVEVNVDKGIGYHLVGLPDNAIKESNYRIAAALQNNGYKIPGKKITINMAPADLRKEGSAYDLTLAIGILAASNQINADNLENYLIMGELSLDGSLKPIRGALPIAVKAREEGFKGFILPNQNAKEAAIVNDLNVYGVDTIEQVIDFFDKGKLLEQTIIDTREEFYKSLNFPEFDFSDVKGQESIKRCMEIAAAGGHNIILIGPPGAGKTMLVKRLPSILPPMTLHEALETTKIHSVVGRVKEHTGLMAQRPFRSPHHTISNVALVGGGSYPQPGEISLSHNGVLFLDELPEFKREVLEVMRQPLEDREVTISRAKFTVTYPSSFMLVASMNPSPSGYFNDPNAPVTSSPAEMQRYLSKISGPLLDRIDIHIEVTPVPFEELSNERKGESSVEIRKRVTAARKLQTNRFKDSDKVHYNAQMNTKQIAKYCVLDGDSKELLKTAMERLNLSARAYDRILKVSRTIADLETSEHISKEHISEAIQYRSLDREGWLG from the coding sequence ATGCTTAAAAAAGTTTTTGCTAGCGCGGTATTTGGAGTAGAAGCTTCAACAATTACAGTAGAAGTTAATGTAGATAAGGGAATTGGGTATCACTTAGTAGGCTTGCCTGATAATGCCATAAAAGAAAGTAATTATCGTATTGCAGCAGCTCTGCAAAATAATGGATATAAAATTCCTGGTAAAAAAATCACGATTAATATGGCACCAGCAGATTTAAGAAAAGAGGGAAGTGCTTACGATTTAACTTTAGCAATAGGAATTCTGGCTGCATCTAATCAAATTAATGCAGATAATCTTGAAAATTACCTTATTATGGGAGAATTATCTTTAGACGGTAGTTTGAAACCTATTAGAGGAGCTCTTCCTATTGCGGTAAAAGCTAGAGAAGAAGGTTTTAAAGGCTTTATTTTACCAAATCAAAATGCTAAAGAAGCTGCAATTGTTAATGATTTAAATGTTTACGGTGTAGATACAATTGAACAAGTTATTGATTTTTTTGATAAAGGAAAGTTATTAGAACAAACAATTATAGATACACGAGAAGAGTTTTATAAAAGCCTAAATTTCCCTGAATTTGATTTTAGTGATGTTAAAGGACAAGAAAGTATTAAACGTTGTATGGAAATTGCTGCAGCTGGAGGACATAATATTATTTTAATAGGACCACCAGGTGCTGGAAAGACAATGCTGGTAAAACGGCTGCCAAGTATTTTACCACCAATGACATTACACGAAGCATTAGAAACTACAAAAATTCATTCTGTAGTTGGACGTGTAAAAGAACATACAGGTTTAATGGCACAACGTCCATTTAGAAGCCCACATCATACAATTTCTAATGTTGCACTTGTAGGAGGAGGAAGTTACCCGCAACCAGGAGAAATATCACTATCACACAATGGTGTTTTGTTTTTAGATGAATTGCCAGAATTTAAGCGTGAAGTATTAGAGGTTATGAGGCAACCTTTAGAAGATCGAGAAGTAACTATTTCTAGAGCAAAATTTACAGTAACATACCCATCGTCGTTCATGTTAGTTGCTAGTATGAATCCAAGTCCGAGTGGTTATTTTAATGACCCTAATGCGCCAGTAACCTCATCTCCAGCAGAAATGCAACGCTATTTAAGTAAAATTTCAGGCCCTTTATTAGATCGTATTGATATACATATAGAAGTAACACCTGTACCATTTGAAGAATTGTCAAATGAGCGAAAAGGAGAATCATCTGTAGAAATTAGAAAACGAGTTACCGCTGCTAGAAAATTGCAAACAAATAGATTTAAAGATTCAGATAAAGTACACTATAACGCTCAAATGAATACAAAGCAAATTGCTAAGTATTGTGTATTAGATGGTGATTCAAAAGAATTACTTAAAACAGCTATGGAACGTTTAAACCTTTCGGCCAGAGCTTATGATCGTATTTTAAAAGTATCTAGAACAATAGCTGATTTAGAAACTTCAGAACATATTTCAAAAGAACATATTTCTGAAGCAATTCAATATAGGAGTTTAGATAGGGAAGGATGGTTAGGGTAA